In Phlebotomus papatasi isolate M1 chromosome 1, Ppap_2.1, whole genome shotgun sequence, the following proteins share a genomic window:
- the LOC129799693 gene encoding coiled-coil domain-containing protein 102A isoform X11: MSQNIATAASLGAPRRLRGETAAPQAPPASDTNGAIPGGVGTSQSARFGESEWEAKELQRQRELEQAQARVSQIEKTVQWWSSCSKTWREKYSQVRTERNKARDEAKQLRSSLEAAIKESNIYKKEKSELELQISQLKKEMEKIHSLLMKHAGQFEKSGLEGIDEPERCGRDNDSPDVSSDGLKNVNSEDGLEPISKILECEQNDDASAEERRLIQQLSKDDNDEDEYLQQKISTLRLRLDDAHKTLEKEREEKHNYMKNIERLTMEMQEVQAQCEELRLSKQDAVRELLTLQEQHRAEVRISNNALQDEVNARESLERRLCELRGELERMQAENAAEWGRRERLETEKLILERDNKKLRCELRDFQELADRRGRPLVSSDIEIRNLQQELAERNKEIFDFKHSHGKLKKLLAESNTELGHAVRRAEQYENEVKRLRARVEELKRELVRVEDELDAACNHVKRLQRTKEEAGGGEGFHLTSRLHNSEQPTSLLAANEETND, from the exons ATGTCGCAAAATATTGCAACGGCAGCTTCTCTGGGAGCTCCGCGACGATTGCGAG GCGAGACAGCAGCACCCCAAGCTCCGCCTGCGTCAGACACAAATGGTGCGATTCCTGGAGGCGTTGGAACTTCCCAGTCTGCTCGATTTGGTGAATCAGAATGGGAAGCCAAAGAA TTGCAGAGGCAGAGAGAGCTGGAACAAGCGCAAGCTCGTGTAAGCCAAATTGAGAAGACAGTGCAATG GTGGAGTTCGTGTTCAAAAACTTGGAGAGAGAAATACAGTCAG GTTCGTACGGAACGCAATAAAGCACGGGATGAGGCAAAACAGCTTCGATCGAGCCTCGAGGCTGCCATCAAGGAGTCCAATATTTACAAGAAGGAAAAATCGGAGCTTGAATTGCAAATAAGTCAGTTGAAGAAGGAAATGGAGAAGATTCATTCACTTCTCATGAAACATGCAGGACAATTCGAAAAGAGTGGACTTGAGGGCATTGACGAACCTGAACGCTGTGGCCGGGACAACGATAGTCCTGATGTTTCTTCTGATGGTCTCAAGAATGTCAATAGCGAGGATGGTCTG GAAcctatttcgaagattttggaGTGTGAGCAAAATG ATGATGCCAGTGCAGAGGAACGTCGACTGATTCAGCAACTATCCAAAGATGACAACGACGAGGATGAGTATTTACAGCAAAAAATCTCCACGCTCAGATTACGCCTCGATGATGCTCATAAAACTCTCGAAAAGGAAAGAGA AGAGAAACATAACTATATGAAGAACATCGAGAGGCTGACGATGGAAATGCAAGAAGTACAAGCTCAATGCGAAGAACTTCGACTTTCTAAGCAAGATGCCGTTCGAGAATTGCTCACACTTCAGGAACAACACCGAGCCGAAGTCAGGATATCCAACAATGCTCTCCAGGACGAAGTCAATGCCAGGGAGTCACTCGAAAGGCGCCTTTGTGAACTTCGTGGTGAATTGGAACGGATGCAGGCAGAGAATGCGGCTGAATGGGGAAGAAGGGAACGTCTCGAGACGGAAAAATTGATCCTTGAGAGGGATAATAAGAAACTTCGGTGCGAATTGAGAGATTTTCAGGAACTTGCAGATCGACGGGGTCGACCTCTTGTATCATCAGATATTGAAATTAGAAATTTGCAGCAGGAGTTAGCAGAACGAAATAAG gaaatatttgaCTTCAagcattctcatggaaaattgaagaaactCCTAGCGGAATCTAACACGGAGCTTGGTCATGCAGTTCGACGTGCAGAGCAGTATGAGAATGAAGTTAAACGCCTACGAGCACGAGTTGAAGAGCTGAAGAGGGAGTTAGTTCGAGTCGAGGATGAACTGGATGCTGCATGCAATCATGTCAAGAGACTTCAGCGAACTAAGGAGGAAGCTGGCGGTGGTGAAGGTTTTCATCTTACAAGCAG
- the LOC129799693 gene encoding coiled-coil domain-containing protein 102A isoform X9, translating into MSQNIATAASLGAPRRLRGETAAPQAPPASDTNGAIPGGVGTSQSARFGESEWEAKELQRQRELEQAQARVSQIEKTVQWWSSCSKTWREKYSQVRTERNKARDEAKQLRSSLEAAIKESNIYKKEKSELELQISQLKKEMEKIHSLLMKHAGQFEKSGLEGIDEPERCGRDNDSPDVSSDGLKNVNSEDGLVNKTDRSQSRDSDIEGCMLQEPISKILECEQNDDASAEERRLIQQLSKDDNDEDEYLQQKISTLRLRLDDAHKTLEKEREEKHNYMKNIERLTMEMQEVQAQCEELRLSKQDAVRELLTLQEQHRAEVRISNNALQDEVNARESLERRLCELRGELERMQAENAAEWGRRERLETEKLILERDNKKLRCELRDFQELADRRGRPLVSSDIEIRNLQQELAERNKEIFDFKHSHGKLKKLLAESNTELGHAVRRAEQYENEVKRLRARVEELKRELVRVEDELDAACNHVKRLQRTKEEAGGGEGFHLTSRLHNSEQPTSLLAANEETND; encoded by the exons ATGTCGCAAAATATTGCAACGGCAGCTTCTCTGGGAGCTCCGCGACGATTGCGAG GCGAGACAGCAGCACCCCAAGCTCCGCCTGCGTCAGACACAAATGGTGCGATTCCTGGAGGCGTTGGAACTTCCCAGTCTGCTCGATTTGGTGAATCAGAATGGGAAGCCAAAGAA TTGCAGAGGCAGAGAGAGCTGGAACAAGCGCAAGCTCGTGTAAGCCAAATTGAGAAGACAGTGCAATG GTGGAGTTCGTGTTCAAAAACTTGGAGAGAGAAATACAGTCAG GTTCGTACGGAACGCAATAAAGCACGGGATGAGGCAAAACAGCTTCGATCGAGCCTCGAGGCTGCCATCAAGGAGTCCAATATTTACAAGAAGGAAAAATCGGAGCTTGAATTGCAAATAAGTCAGTTGAAGAAGGAAATGGAGAAGATTCATTCACTTCTCATGAAACATGCAGGACAATTCGAAAAGAGTGGACTTGAGGGCATTGACGAACCTGAACGCTGTGGCCGGGACAACGATAGTCCTGATGTTTCTTCTGATGGTCTCAAGAATGTCAATAGCGAGGATGGTCTGGTAAACAAAACTGATCGTAGTCAAAGTAGAGACTCAGATATTGAGGGATGTATGTTGCAGGAAcctatttcgaagattttggaGTGTGAGCAAAATG ATGATGCCAGTGCAGAGGAACGTCGACTGATTCAGCAACTATCCAAAGATGACAACGACGAGGATGAGTATTTACAGCAAAAAATCTCCACGCTCAGATTACGCCTCGATGATGCTCATAAAACTCTCGAAAAGGAAAGAGA AGAGAAACATAACTATATGAAGAACATCGAGAGGCTGACGATGGAAATGCAAGAAGTACAAGCTCAATGCGAAGAACTTCGACTTTCTAAGCAAGATGCCGTTCGAGAATTGCTCACACTTCAGGAACAACACCGAGCCGAAGTCAGGATATCCAACAATGCTCTCCAGGACGAAGTCAATGCCAGGGAGTCACTCGAAAGGCGCCTTTGTGAACTTCGTGGTGAATTGGAACGGATGCAGGCAGAGAATGCGGCTGAATGGGGAAGAAGGGAACGTCTCGAGACGGAAAAATTGATCCTTGAGAGGGATAATAAGAAACTTCGGTGCGAATTGAGAGATTTTCAGGAACTTGCAGATCGACGGGGTCGACCTCTTGTATCATCAGATATTGAAATTAGAAATTTGCAGCAGGAGTTAGCAGAACGAAATAAG gaaatatttgaCTTCAagcattctcatggaaaattgaagaaactCCTAGCGGAATCTAACACGGAGCTTGGTCATGCAGTTCGACGTGCAGAGCAGTATGAGAATGAAGTTAAACGCCTACGAGCACGAGTTGAAGAGCTGAAGAGGGAGTTAGTTCGAGTCGAGGATGAACTGGATGCTGCATGCAATCATGTCAAGAGACTTCAGCGAACTAAGGAGGAAGCTGGCGGTGGTGAAGGTTTTCATCTTACAAGCAG
- the LOC129799693 gene encoding coiled-coil domain-containing protein 102A isoform X10: MSQNIATAASLGAPRRLRGETAAPQAPPASDTNGAIPGGVGTSQSARFGESEWEAKERQRELEQAQARVSQIEKTVQWWSSCSKTWREKYSQVRTERNKARDEAKQLRSSLEAAIKESNIYKKEKSELELQISQLKKEMEKIHSLLMKHAGQFEKSGLEGIDEPERCGRDNDSPDVSSDGLKNVNSEDGLVNKTDRSQSRDSDIEGCMLQEPISKILECEQNDDASAEERRLIQQLSKDDNDEDEYLQQKISTLRLRLDDAHKTLEKEREEKHNYMKNIERLTMEMQEVQAQCEELRLSKQDAVRELLTLQEQHRAEVRISNNALQDEVNARESLERRLCELRGELERMQAENAAEWGRRERLETEKLILERDNKKLRCELRDFQELADRRGRPLVSSDIEIRNLQQELAERNKEIFDFKHSHGKLKKLLAESNTELGHAVRRAEQYENEVKRLRARVEELKRELVRVEDELDAACNHVKRLQRTKEEAGGGEGFHLTSRLHNSEQPTSLLAANEETND; encoded by the exons ATGTCGCAAAATATTGCAACGGCAGCTTCTCTGGGAGCTCCGCGACGATTGCGAG GCGAGACAGCAGCACCCCAAGCTCCGCCTGCGTCAGACACAAATGGTGCGATTCCTGGAGGCGTTGGAACTTCCCAGTCTGCTCGATTTGGTGAATCAGAATGGGAAGCCAAAGAA AGGCAGAGAGAGCTGGAACAAGCGCAAGCTCGTGTAAGCCAAATTGAGAAGACAGTGCAATG GTGGAGTTCGTGTTCAAAAACTTGGAGAGAGAAATACAGTCAG GTTCGTACGGAACGCAATAAAGCACGGGATGAGGCAAAACAGCTTCGATCGAGCCTCGAGGCTGCCATCAAGGAGTCCAATATTTACAAGAAGGAAAAATCGGAGCTTGAATTGCAAATAAGTCAGTTGAAGAAGGAAATGGAGAAGATTCATTCACTTCTCATGAAACATGCAGGACAATTCGAAAAGAGTGGACTTGAGGGCATTGACGAACCTGAACGCTGTGGCCGGGACAACGATAGTCCTGATGTTTCTTCTGATGGTCTCAAGAATGTCAATAGCGAGGATGGTCTGGTAAACAAAACTGATCGTAGTCAAAGTAGAGACTCAGATATTGAGGGATGTATGTTGCAGGAAcctatttcgaagattttggaGTGTGAGCAAAATG ATGATGCCAGTGCAGAGGAACGTCGACTGATTCAGCAACTATCCAAAGATGACAACGACGAGGATGAGTATTTACAGCAAAAAATCTCCACGCTCAGATTACGCCTCGATGATGCTCATAAAACTCTCGAAAAGGAAAGAGA AGAGAAACATAACTATATGAAGAACATCGAGAGGCTGACGATGGAAATGCAAGAAGTACAAGCTCAATGCGAAGAACTTCGACTTTCTAAGCAAGATGCCGTTCGAGAATTGCTCACACTTCAGGAACAACACCGAGCCGAAGTCAGGATATCCAACAATGCTCTCCAGGACGAAGTCAATGCCAGGGAGTCACTCGAAAGGCGCCTTTGTGAACTTCGTGGTGAATTGGAACGGATGCAGGCAGAGAATGCGGCTGAATGGGGAAGAAGGGAACGTCTCGAGACGGAAAAATTGATCCTTGAGAGGGATAATAAGAAACTTCGGTGCGAATTGAGAGATTTTCAGGAACTTGCAGATCGACGGGGTCGACCTCTTGTATCATCAGATATTGAAATTAGAAATTTGCAGCAGGAGTTAGCAGAACGAAATAAG gaaatatttgaCTTCAagcattctcatggaaaattgaagaaactCCTAGCGGAATCTAACACGGAGCTTGGTCATGCAGTTCGACGTGCAGAGCAGTATGAGAATGAAGTTAAACGCCTACGAGCACGAGTTGAAGAGCTGAAGAGGGAGTTAGTTCGAGTCGAGGATGAACTGGATGCTGCATGCAATCATGTCAAGAGACTTCAGCGAACTAAGGAGGAAGCTGGCGGTGGTGAAGGTTTTCATCTTACAAGCAG